The Bicyclus anynana chromosome 4, ilBicAnyn1.1, whole genome shotgun sequence genome window below encodes:
- the LOC128198079 gene encoding uncharacterized protein LOC128198079 — MSSYLGNLASFDYKINEWEVFHSKLTQFIKLNKISDDSQSAVLLTHLSDDSYRLIRNLVHPKKLEVCSYTELVEVLNQHFTPKRSTFADRAKFYEASRSDGESIEEWAARLRGLAVYCDFGAELDTLLRDRFVLGFRAGPERDKLFECDSKTLTFGQALEVAQKTACARQARVVVKEEPVFRVGEQRKAGHGQAQAKPSRSEDRSSVMQRCSVCGLRSHSADKCRFRNLKCRSCGGGHLVKMCKNKSNVHNIGAQSEGCSQDPLAGRDCRECDLFNMRFPN; from the exons atgagttcTTATCTCGGAAACTTAGCCTCTTTTGactataaaattaatgagtGGGAAGTGTTTCACAGTAAATTAACAcaatttataaagttaaataaaatctctGATGATAGTCAAAGTGCAGTGTTATTGACACATCTCTCGGATGACTCATATCGGCTAATTCGAAATTTGGTGCACCCAAAGAAGCTCGAAGTATGTAGTTATACTGAGCTGGTAGAAGTGCTAAACCAGCATTTTACGCCAAAAAGGTCGACCTTCGCAGACAGGGCAAAATTCTACGAAGCAAGCAGATCGGACGGTGAGAGTATCGAAGAATGGGCGGCACGGCTAAGAGGGTTGGCCGTATATTGTGACTTCGGTGCTGAGCTGGACACGCTCCTGCGCGACCGTTTCGTTCTGGGCTTCCGAGCAGGGCCGGAGCGTGATAAACTCTTCGAATGTGATTCGAAAACCTTGACATTCGGACAAGCCTTGGAAGTGGCACAGAAGACGGCTTGTGCGCGACAGGCGCGCGTCGTCGTGAAAGAGGAGCCAGTATTTCGCGTCGGTGAGCAGCGGAAGGCTGGCCACGGCCAGGCTCAGGCCAAGCCGAGTCGATCGGAGGATAGATCGAGTGTAATGCAGCGCTGTAGTGTGTGCGGGTTGCGATCCCATAGTGCCGATAAGTGCAGGTTCCGTAACCTGAAGTGCAGATCCTGTGGGGGAGGGCATTTAGTTAAAATGtgcaaaaataaatctaatgtgCATAACATCGGTGCACAATCGGAAGGGTGTTCCCAAGACCCTCTTGCAGGGAGGGATTGCAGGGAGTGTGACCTTTTTAACATGAG GTTTCCAAACTAG